One Vibrio neonatus genomic window carries:
- a CDS encoding DUF4212 domain-containing protein codes for MAFENEERAKAYWSKNVRLMISLMVIWFVVSFGCGILFVDELNQFQLGGYKLGFWFAQQGSIYCFLGIIFYYAWKMRRIDREFNVEE; via the coding sequence ATGGCGTTTGAAAATGAAGAACGAGCCAAAGCCTACTGGAGCAAGAATGTTCGACTCATGATCAGCCTAATGGTGATCTGGTTTGTTGTGTCATTTGGCTGCGGTATTTTATTTGTAGACGAACTCAATCAATTCCAACTTGGTGGTTACAAACTCGGATTCTGGTTTGCACAGCAAGGTTCCATCTACTGTTTCTTGGGCATTATTTTCTACTATGCGTGGAAGATGCGTCGAATTGACCGCGAATTTAACGTAGAAGAATAG